From Bacillus sp. FSL K6-3431, the proteins below share one genomic window:
- a CDS encoding STAS domain-containing protein, translating to MKPNEHVKTVDGVQFSWGMDSGSLKYEGDNVLLFWIDTAFKTFLDTIEEITGEESARVVMEAAGYRTGKIVSDFFAGKAENEEEIIALLPNIYKRAGWGTFTVLEFSVEKKEAIIELKDDWELKINRLQNKKEPGSFLAGHWAGILSVLFKEQIWYQITKHPFLGDDVTEIKFTLSNISSTENIKELLNSKEQHEITTLEAIVEDRTRELKKLVNDLSSPIIPVLENIVVVPMMGRFDESRSTELIEKTLQGAIDYQSNIIIFDVTGMNEMDNNFISLLENVTQAVALVGATPIIVGISPDLSMQLVSSGVYLQELKCFATLKHAVHYALALEGMQITAK from the coding sequence ATGAAGCCAAATGAGCATGTAAAGACAGTTGATGGTGTCCAGTTTTCTTGGGGTATGGATAGTGGGTCCCTTAAATACGAAGGTGATAATGTTCTTTTATTCTGGATTGATACCGCATTTAAAACATTTTTAGACACGATTGAAGAAATTACGGGGGAAGAAAGTGCACGCGTTGTTATGGAAGCAGCTGGCTATAGAACAGGTAAAATAGTTAGCGACTTTTTTGCAGGCAAAGCGGAGAACGAGGAGGAGATAATAGCCCTCCTCCCAAATATCTACAAAAGGGCCGGGTGGGGAACCTTTACAGTTTTAGAATTTTCCGTTGAAAAAAAAGAAGCGATTATTGAGTTAAAGGATGACTGGGAACTCAAAATTAATCGATTACAAAATAAAAAAGAGCCAGGAAGTTTTCTTGCAGGACACTGGGCCGGCATTCTTTCCGTATTATTTAAAGAACAGATTTGGTATCAAATTACGAAACACCCTTTTTTAGGGGATGATGTCACCGAAATTAAATTTACTCTATCGAATATTTCATCTACTGAAAATATTAAAGAGCTTTTAAACAGTAAGGAGCAACATGAGATTACTACACTTGAAGCAATTGTTGAAGATAGGACTCGGGAACTGAAAAAACTTGTCAACGATTTATCTTCACCAATTATACCTGTTTTGGAGAATATTGTGGTTGTACCGATGATGGGACGGTTTGATGAAAGTAGATCAACGGAACTGATTGAGAAAACGTTGCAAGGTGCGATAGACTATCAATCTAATATTATCATTTTTGATGTTACTGGAATGAATGAGATGGATAATAATTTTATTTCATTATTGGAAAATGTGACACAAGCAGTTGCCTTGGTTGGGGCTACGCCAATCATTGTTGGAATATCTCCAGATTTAAGTATGCAGCTCGTGTCCAGCGGGGTTTATCTACAGGAATTAAAATGTTTTGCAACGCTTAAACATGCCGTTC